From one Lycium barbarum isolate Lr01 chromosome 6, ASM1917538v2, whole genome shotgun sequence genomic stretch:
- the LOC132599499 gene encoding E3 ubiquitin-protein ligase PUB23-like, which produces MEEIEVPSYFLCPISMEVMRDPVTISTGITYDRKNIEKWLFSCKHTTCPVTNQDLKFTDLTPNHNLLRVIQSWCMLNSSNGIQRIPTPKPQVQKLHVVKILNEAEKYPDMQFNCLRRIRSIAHASESNKKCLESAGVVDFLAAIMIKKKKSEVSDASDEALNILFNLNPSDTELKKFTNSQNDHQFLDSLLNFLKSGNLQTRENAINLLRSTLNVADPARLIGIQPVYFKGMVGILNDNISQQATKAALQLLVELCPWGRNRSKAAENGAVFALIELLFDTNERRLCELILTALDHLCTCAEGRAELLSHGGGIAIVSKKILRVSHLASDKAVRILCSISKFSATCYNKVLQEMLQVGVVSKLCLVLQLDASPKTKEKIKEILRLHSRVWRGSSCIPPHLLSSYP; this is translated from the coding sequence ATGGAAGAGATTGAAGTTCCTTCCTATTTTCTTTGTCCAATTTCAATGGAGGTCATGAGGGATCCAGTTACAATTTCAACTGGAATAACCTATGATAGAAAAAACATAGAAAAATGGCTATTCTCATGCAAACACACAACTTGTCCTGTCACAAATCAAGACCTAAAATTCACAGATCTCACCCCAAATCACAATCTCCTCCGTGTAATCCAATCATGGTGCATGTTAAATTCTTCCAATGGCATCCAACGGATCCCAACTCCGAAGCCACAAGTGCAAAAACTACACGTTGTAAAAATCCTAAATGAAGCAGAAAAATATCCGGATATGCAATTTAACTGCCTCAGGAGGATCAGATCAATCGCACATGCAAGCGAGAGCAACAAGAAGTGTCTCGAATCAGCTGGAGTAGTTGATTTTTTAGCCGCAATTatgatcaagaaaaaaaaatcagaggTCTCAGATGCGAGTGACGAGGCTTTGAATATTCTTTTCAATCTAAACCCTTCAGACACAGAGTTGAAAAAGTTCACCAACTCACAAAATGATCATCAATTCTTGGATTCTTTACTTAATTTCTTGAAGAGTGGTAATTTACAAACAAGAGAAAACGCGATAAATCTATTAAGATCAACCCTCAATGTGGCTGATCCAGCACGATTAATTGGTATACAACCAGTATATTTCAAAGGTATGGTTGGTATATTAAATGACAATATCTCTCAACAAGCAACAAAAGCAGCACTCCAGCTTCTAGTTGAATTATGTCCATGGGGAAGAAATAGGAGTAAGGCAGCTGAAAATGGAGCTGTTTTTGCCCTAATTGAACTTCTTTTTGACACGAATGAAAGAAGGCTTTGCGAATTGATACTAACGGCTTTGGACCATCTGTGTACCTGTGCTGAAGGGAGGGCGGAATTATTGAGCCATGGTGGTGGAATAGCCATTGTTTCCAAGAAAATTCTGAGGGTTTCACATTTGGCAAGTGATAAGGCAGTGAGGATTCTTTGTTCAATTTCAAAGTTCTCAGCAACTTGTTATAACAAGGTTCTTCAAGAGATGTTGCAAGTGGGAGTTGTGTCAAAGTTGTGTTTGGTTCTTCAACTGGATGCTAGTCCAAAGACTAAGGAGAAAATTAAGGAAATTCTAAGGTTGCATTCTAGGGTTTGGAGGGGTTCATCCTGTATTCCTCCTCATTTGCTCTCTTCTTATCCTTGA